Proteins encoded together in one Styela clava chromosome 12, kaStyClav1.hap1.2, whole genome shotgun sequence window:
- the LOC144430375 gene encoding uncharacterized protein LOC144430375, which produces MYRYQLNEMADKGHEALLHENEEASKFIRIYRKKVVAIPEEIKDDWANVLSVVSKTWETLYNKIIVDIRDKNMEGGDRVRNALASICKHLKTQSSEELVIEDDFLRQFVGKVKDVINMGSILAEKQLNIISIICFYVASKLHHISAKRDFSVLGIKETVEKNTSII; this is translated from the exons ATGTACAGATATCAACTCAACGAAATGGCTGATAAAGGACACGAAGCACTATTACATGAAAATGAAGAAGCGTCCAAATTTATCCGCATATACCGGAAAAAAG TGGTTGCAATACCGGAAGAAATTAAAGACGATTGGGCCAACGTTTTATCAGTAGTTAGTAAAACATGGGAGACACTCTACAATAAGATAATAGTAGACATTCGCGACAAGAACATGGAAGGTGGAGACAGAGTAAGAAATGCTCTGGCTTCAATATGCAAACATCTGAAGACGCAAAGTTCAgaagaacttgtaatagaagaTGATTTTTTGCGACAATTTGTTGGTAAAGTAAAAGATGTAATAAACATGGGGAGTATATTAGCGGAAAAACAGTTGAATATTATTTCTATTATCTGTTTTTATGTTGCTTCCAAACTCCATCATATCAGTGCAAAACGCGATTTCTCTGTTCTGGGAATAAAGGAGACTGTAGAAAAAAACACATCAATTATTTAA